Proteins encoded within one genomic window of Neorhizobium galegae bv. orientalis str. HAMBI 540:
- a CDS encoding type I secretion system permease/ATPase produces the protein MNSVEARPQPVQKLDSGLRALCGIAAFYQIAADPESLQRELALIGRSADDRDVLRAAKLVGLKARLIRRITLDRLRTVPVPAIVQLVDGTYHVFAGVADGKRFRLVDPISKHDRFVNADDLLSSINDHIILLTRRAGGAGVDPRSFGLKWFLPSIWRYRKPIAHVLLASLFIQIFALVTPLFFQLVVDKVLSHKGYSTLTVLVAGIVIIGIFDVTLQYLRTYVLSHTTNRIDVELGQKLFRHLLRLPLQYFESRSAGQTVARVRELETIRSFLTGQALFSLLDLIFTVVFIAVLYAYSPQLTLVVVASIPIYVLIGILIRPPLRDLINEKFNRGALSQQFLVEAIVGIHTVKAGAVEPILQSQWEEKLAAYVRTAFDATRLSAVGQNAIQYVSKLSAAFLLYFGAQAVIDGELSIGALIAFNMLAAQVTQPVLRLSQLWQDFQQVQISIERLGDVLNSPIEPMPQQRMTLPKPRGAISMRNVTFRYRPGSPEVLKSVTLDIAPGEVIGIVGASGSGKSTLTKLLQRLYLPEEGQVLLDGIDLSNVDPSWLRSHIGVVLQENILFNRSIHDNVAFANPAMSRAEVMSVAKLAGADEFIAKLPQGYDTMIEERGANLSGGQRQRIAIARALATNPPILIFDEATSALDYESERVIQTNMMKIARNRTVIIIAHRLAAVRTCDRILGMAEGRIVESGSHSELLVNKSGIYSKLWALQSDMTVS, from the coding sequence TTGGCCGCTCCGCCGATGATCGCGATGTGCTCCGTGCCGCGAAGCTGGTTGGACTGAAGGCAAGGTTGATCAGAAGGATTACGCTGGATCGGCTCAGGACCGTGCCCGTGCCCGCCATCGTCCAACTTGTCGACGGTACCTATCACGTGTTTGCGGGCGTAGCCGACGGCAAACGATTTCGTCTGGTCGACCCCATCAGCAAGCATGATCGCTTTGTCAACGCAGATGATCTTCTGTCTTCAATTAATGATCACATTATCCTTCTCACGCGCCGAGCCGGAGGAGCAGGCGTCGATCCCCGAAGTTTTGGGCTGAAATGGTTTTTGCCGTCGATATGGCGGTACCGCAAGCCCATAGCACATGTGCTGCTTGCTTCTCTCTTCATCCAGATATTTGCCCTCGTTACGCCACTCTTTTTCCAACTGGTCGTTGATAAGGTCCTGTCGCATAAAGGCTATTCTACCCTTACAGTTTTGGTCGCTGGCATCGTCATTATCGGTATTTTCGATGTCACGCTGCAGTATCTCCGGACGTATGTCCTGTCGCATACAACAAATCGTATCGACGTCGAACTGGGGCAGAAGCTCTTCCGTCATCTGCTGAGACTCCCGCTTCAATATTTCGAGAGCCGCTCCGCCGGACAGACCGTGGCACGTGTGAGAGAGTTGGAAACGATACGAAGCTTTCTGACGGGGCAGGCGCTATTCTCTTTGTTAGATCTGATTTTTACCGTCGTTTTTATCGCGGTGCTATACGCTTACTCCCCCCAGCTGACGCTGGTCGTGGTCGCGTCGATCCCGATCTACGTCCTCATTGGCATACTCATTCGCCCTCCACTTCGCGATCTGATCAATGAAAAATTCAATAGAGGTGCGCTTAGCCAGCAGTTTCTGGTGGAGGCCATAGTTGGTATCCATACCGTCAAGGCTGGCGCTGTCGAACCGATCCTGCAGTCGCAATGGGAAGAGAAGCTTGCCGCCTATGTGCGCACCGCGTTCGATGCCACACGGTTGAGCGCAGTCGGCCAGAATGCCATCCAATATGTCAGCAAGCTGTCAGCTGCGTTTCTGCTATACTTCGGTGCGCAAGCGGTCATCGATGGGGAGCTGTCGATCGGAGCGCTCATTGCCTTCAATATGCTTGCTGCCCAGGTTACCCAACCCGTTTTAAGATTGTCTCAGCTCTGGCAGGACTTTCAGCAGGTCCAAATTTCGATTGAACGCCTCGGGGACGTGCTCAATTCCCCCATCGAACCCATGCCGCAGCAGCGCATGACGCTTCCGAAACCGAGGGGCGCAATCAGTATGAGGAACGTCACCTTTCGCTATCGTCCCGGATCGCCTGAGGTCCTGAAGTCAGTTACGCTCGATATTGCACCCGGAGAGGTCATCGGGATCGTCGGCGCGTCCGGCTCCGGAAAATCAACGCTGACGAAGCTACTGCAGCGACTCTATCTGCCTGAGGAGGGGCAGGTTCTTCTCGACGGAATAGATCTGTCGAATGTTGATCCCTCTTGGCTTCGCAGCCATATCGGCGTCGTCCTGCAGGAAAATATCCTTTTCAATCGCTCCATCCACGATAACGTAGCCTTCGCCAACCCCGCAATGTCGCGCGCAGAAGTGATGTCCGTGGCCAAGCTCGCCGGCGCCGACGAATTCATTGCCAAATTGCCGCAAGGATATGACACGATGATAGAAGAGCGCGGCGCGAACCTCTCCGGCGGTCAGCGGCAGCGGATCGCCATCGCTCGTGCCCTCGCTACCAATCCGCCTATTCTGATTTTTGACGAAGCGACCAGCGCGCTTGACTATGAGAGCGAGCGCGTGATCCAGACGAACATGATGAAAATCGCCAGAAACCGCACGGTCATCATCATTGCTCATCGTCTGGCTGCAGTCCGCACCTGCGATCGCATCTTGGGGATGGCTGAGGGGCGGATAGTTGAAAGCGGTTCTCATTCCGAGTTGTTGGTCAACAAAAGCGGGATCTACTCCAAGCTTTGGGCTCTTCAAAGCGATATGACCGTCTCATGA
- a CDS encoding HlyD family type I secretion periplasmic adaptor subunit: MTAKEHSSSKRARRADQEFLAPALEILETPPSPVQTAILTLICSFAVTALIWAYVGRVDIVAVSQGKFQPTGKVKVIQPVVTGKVVRLPPANGTYVKAGDILLELDPAQALSEEKGLRDKLNSAEAEAARRRVAIDAARKGRMSSEVNIDWSSTIPADIRLREEQILLVSLDELESTLSSLRAQRSQKEAEQQQKTAEIEAQQSLIETLRQRVDMRNTLVSRTAGTISSVIDATELMKTRETDLVTLVGEMRVASAGVTVFSAEIDKTLRAFVSDQAQKLGQSEREAEELRNLLAKAESQRRQLTVESPVEGILQASAVFTLGQVVTTGQDLARVVPLDSELEIEVYVLNRDIGFIQPGQSAVVKVESFPFTRYGSLEATVKQIATDSLPQQDAQLIEGNPNATSSRDRSFSGTERIQNLVFPVTLRPEKDVIEADGVVVALTPGMAVTVEIKTGSRRILEYLFSPLVEVASRAFRER; the protein is encoded by the coding sequence ATGACAGCCAAGGAACATTCGTCGTCAAAGCGCGCAAGACGTGCCGATCAGGAGTTTCTGGCACCCGCGCTTGAGATTCTAGAAACGCCGCCTTCGCCAGTGCAGACCGCCATTCTTACACTGATCTGTTCGTTCGCGGTGACAGCTCTGATCTGGGCTTACGTGGGGCGTGTCGATATCGTCGCAGTTTCGCAGGGCAAGTTCCAGCCCACCGGCAAGGTGAAGGTCATTCAGCCGGTCGTAACAGGCAAAGTGGTAAGGCTGCCGCCCGCCAACGGCACATATGTGAAGGCCGGCGACATATTGCTGGAACTTGATCCGGCACAGGCACTGTCGGAAGAAAAGGGATTGCGCGATAAGCTGAATTCCGCAGAAGCTGAAGCTGCCCGAAGGCGCGTGGCCATCGATGCGGCGCGCAAAGGTCGAATGTCATCCGAGGTCAATATTGATTGGAGCTCGACCATACCGGCAGATATCCGCCTTCGAGAGGAGCAGATCCTTCTCGTAAGTCTAGACGAGCTGGAATCGACGCTTTCTTCATTACGGGCGCAACGTTCTCAAAAAGAAGCCGAACAACAACAGAAGACCGCAGAGATTGAAGCCCAGCAGTCACTCATCGAAACGTTAAGGCAGAGAGTGGATATGCGAAACACATTGGTGTCTCGAACTGCGGGGACCATTTCCAGCGTTATCGACGCGACCGAACTCATGAAAACGCGAGAGACGGATCTGGTTACACTGGTGGGCGAGATGAGGGTCGCAAGTGCCGGTGTAACTGTTTTCAGTGCCGAGATTGACAAGACACTCCGCGCGTTTGTGAGTGATCAGGCTCAAAAACTTGGCCAATCCGAACGGGAGGCCGAAGAATTGCGCAACCTGTTAGCAAAGGCGGAAAGCCAGCGGCGGCAATTGACTGTCGAAAGTCCTGTTGAAGGTATCCTACAAGCATCAGCAGTATTTACACTTGGACAGGTCGTTACCACTGGCCAGGATCTCGCGCGGGTAGTTCCTCTTGACTCAGAATTGGAGATTGAGGTGTACGTCCTCAATCGAGATATCGGGTTCATCCAGCCAGGTCAGTCGGCGGTCGTGAAAGTTGAATCTTTTCCTTTCACCCGCTACGGCTCACTTGAAGCGACCGTCAAACAAATTGCGACGGATTCCCTGCCCCAGCAGGATGCCCAACTGATTGAAGGAAATCCAAACGCGACGTCATCGCGCGATCGTTCCTTTTCTGGCACGGAAAGAATACAAAACCTTGTATTTCCAGTCACCCTCCGGCCGGAGAAGGACGTCATCGAAGCGGACGGCGTGGTGGTGGCGCTTACGCCAGGTATGGCGGTTACGGTAGAAATCAAAACTGGCTCCCGTCGTATCCTGGAGTATCTGTTCTCTCCGCTTGTGGAGGTGGCCTCGCGAGCATTTCGCGAGCGATAG
- a CDS encoding transposase: MIQAVAGRLEGAPRGVRRWSDEFKAQAVAESMEPGASVC, from the coding sequence ATGATCCAAGCCGTTGCGGGTCGCCTGGAGGGCGCGCCGCGAGGGGTTCGACGCTGGTCAGATGAGTTCAAGGCTCAGGCGGTAGCCGAAAGCATGGAGCCAGGTGCGAGCGTTTGCTAA
- a CDS encoding BrnT family toxin produces MKIMWDEPKRLANLEKHGFDFADVSDLDWASAVIEEGKPDALGKRRLKAIGYFRDGTAAAIFATLGTEAISIISFRPASEKERRKLLWPPKIKK; encoded by the coding sequence ATGAAGATAATGTGGGACGAGCCCAAGCGGCTGGCCAACCTCGAAAAGCATGGTTTCGATTTTGCTGATGTAAGCGATCTCGATTGGGCGAGCGCCGTCATAGAGGAAGGCAAACCAGATGCTCTTGGCAAAAGACGCTTGAAGGCCATCGGTTACTTTCGCGATGGGACAGCTGCAGCCATTTTTGCGACACTCGGAACTGAAGCAATATCGATTATCAGCTTTCGCCCAGCAAGTGAAAAGGAAAGAAGGAAGCTCCTATGGCCACCAAAAATCAAAAAATGA
- a CDS encoding BrnA antitoxin family protein, which translates to MATKNQKMKSFEPGRGYTKEDWDAVDFPELTAEELDNMRPAMDVLPAEFFKAMEEHRKSRGRPSLEHPKKQITLRLDEDVIAKFRASGKGWQGRINEALRKASGV; encoded by the coding sequence ATGGCCACCAAAAATCAAAAAATGAAGAGTTTTGAACCGGGTCGTGGTTACACGAAGGAAGATTGGGATGCTGTCGATTTTCCCGAGCTAACCGCGGAAGAGCTCGACAACATGCGCCCCGCGATGGACGTGCTACCGGCAGAGTTCTTCAAAGCGATGGAGGAGCATCGCAAATCGCGTGGGCGCCCATCGTTGGAGCATCCCAAAAAGCAAATCACTCTCCGATTGGACGAAGATGTAATCGCTAAATTTCGCGCAAGCGGAAAAGGTTGGCAGGGTCGGATAAACGAAGCTTTGCGAAAAGCTTCAGGTGTATAG
- a CDS encoding tetratricopeptide repeat protein: MSMKLPLVLLTATLIGGGFAASLRDKVSLPSLPANVAAAVRSEPERVAQQAVPADPRALAQRILTVQAEGQGAPDTAVPPAAMQEQAQLQPKTRETDQAGDPAPPAAEPKPEPDLSALRYFAARGDNARLQAEIARLRALYPDWTPPANPLEIPMGQDERLEEVWRQYAEGRYSEVRKAIAERQAMDRTWQPPQDLLERLNLAENRVRLINASDLKQYQTVITLAAEAPALRTCSDVDVLWRLAEAFTRTDRETRGVDVYRYVLENCTVEQQRVATVQKAAALLSSSSLTPLLALEREKEFEPIRNDLARRLVAAANETPGSDVAPDYLERLRRMAEAEGKASDALLLGWYALRHDEARQAEQWFSKAGQIEKSVSASQGLALSLLKSGQAARAEDVMYPWRDSSEEASATYLAATANLLASDPSPQIATEILQRIARTALQAKYVPTAQQLGWYARAFNQPHTAARWFETALQWKADDEPSAYGLAITRQQLNDRAGTEAIRAAWAGRSRRIADLGIISAAQPPQVASEPVPQSGKGDATRSRQTNAAASVVVSRQPRPTTSAGRTMCDVRSGVENLSPQAALQRGWCLMDLNRPLEAADAFQAALGSSVQATREDAAYGQSLAYLRLGLTDKAAVAATKAPQSMQRSSELQVAILANRANLAFDAGRYREALIYLDQRALLQPETTDLLVLRGYAFINLNRAGDAMRIFEAVAETGNRDAARGLRDARVALGLETTD, from the coding sequence ATGTCTATGAAGCTCCCGCTTGTCCTTCTCACGGCCACCCTGATTGGCGGAGGCTTCGCCGCAAGCCTGCGCGACAAGGTAAGCCTTCCTAGCCTACCTGCAAACGTGGCAGCTGCGGTCAGGTCGGAACCAGAGCGCGTCGCGCAACAAGCCGTGCCTGCCGATCCGCGGGCCTTGGCTCAGCGGATCCTCACGGTTCAGGCTGAGGGCCAGGGCGCGCCCGATACTGCCGTTCCCCCCGCGGCAATGCAGGAACAGGCGCAGCTTCAGCCCAAGACAAGAGAAACCGACCAGGCTGGAGATCCGGCGCCTCCGGCGGCAGAACCAAAGCCGGAGCCAGACCTCTCTGCACTTCGCTACTTCGCTGCTCGTGGCGACAATGCACGTCTACAGGCAGAGATTGCACGGTTGCGAGCCCTCTATCCCGACTGGACACCGCCTGCCAATCCGCTCGAAATACCGATGGGGCAGGATGAACGGCTTGAGGAGGTGTGGCGACAATATGCCGAGGGGCGCTACAGCGAAGTCCGCAAGGCCATTGCGGAACGTCAGGCGATGGACAGGACGTGGCAGCCGCCACAGGATCTTCTGGAGCGCTTGAATCTGGCGGAAAACCGCGTGCGGCTGATCAACGCCTCCGATTTGAAACAGTATCAGACGGTCATCACTCTGGCGGCAGAAGCCCCTGCCCTGCGCACCTGTAGTGACGTCGATGTTCTGTGGCGCCTGGCAGAAGCCTTCACCCGCACGGATCGCGAGACGCGGGGCGTGGACGTGTATCGCTACGTCCTGGAAAATTGTACGGTCGAACAGCAACGGGTTGCCACGGTCCAGAAGGCCGCGGCCCTTCTTTCCTCATCGTCACTCACTCCGCTCCTCGCCCTGGAGCGGGAAAAGGAATTCGAGCCCATCCGCAACGATCTTGCACGCCGGCTGGTTGCGGCGGCAAACGAGACCCCCGGCAGCGACGTAGCCCCGGACTATCTGGAGCGCCTGCGCCGGATGGCTGAGGCTGAAGGAAAAGCCTCGGACGCCTTGCTCCTGGGATGGTACGCACTGCGTCATGACGAGGCCCGGCAGGCTGAGCAATGGTTCTCGAAGGCAGGACAGATCGAGAAGAGTGTGTCGGCGTCGCAAGGTCTTGCCCTCTCGCTCCTCAAGAGCGGACAGGCGGCACGAGCGGAGGACGTCATGTACCCTTGGCGCGACAGCTCCGAAGAGGCAAGCGCGACATATCTGGCAGCCACGGCCAATCTGTTGGCGAGCGATCCTTCGCCGCAAATTGCGACCGAGATTCTCCAACGCATCGCCCGAACGGCCCTACAGGCGAAATATGTGCCCACCGCCCAGCAGCTTGGCTGGTATGCGCGCGCGTTCAACCAGCCACACACGGCAGCACGGTGGTTCGAGACCGCGCTCCAGTGGAAGGCAGACGACGAGCCGTCCGCCTATGGACTTGCCATAACCCGACAGCAGTTGAATGACCGCGCTGGAACAGAAGCGATCCGAGCAGCCTGGGCGGGGCGTTCACGACGCATCGCCGATCTCGGCATCATCTCAGCTGCCCAGCCTCCACAAGTCGCATCTGAGCCAGTGCCGCAAAGCGGAAAGGGGGACGCAACCCGATCGCGACAGACGAATGCCGCAGCATCTGTGGTGGTATCCCGACAGCCCCGCCCAACAACATCCGCCGGTCGGACAATGTGCGATGTCCGTAGCGGAGTGGAAAATCTTTCGCCTCAAGCCGCACTGCAGCGCGGATGGTGCCTGATGGATCTGAACCGGCCCCTGGAGGCAGCCGACGCCTTTCAGGCGGCACTAGGCTCCTCCGTGCAGGCCACGCGTGAGGACGCGGCTTATGGCCAGAGTCTCGCCTATTTGAGGCTCGGCCTCACCGACAAGGCCGCCGTTGCCGCAACCAAGGCGCCGCAGAGCATGCAGCGCTCGTCCGAACTCCAGGTGGCCATCCTTGCCAATCGCGCCAATCTGGCCTTTGACGCCGGGCGCTATCGCGAGGCTCTCATCTATTTGGACCAACGCGCGCTTCTGCAACCGGAAACCACCGATTTACTTGTGCTGAGGGGTTATGCCTTCATCAACCTGAACCGCGCCGGAGACGCCATGCGTATATTTGAAGCGGTGGCTGAGACTGGAAACCGCGATGCCGCCCGCGGCTTGCGCGACGCAAGGGTTGCGTTGGGGCTCGAGACGACTGACTAA
- a CDS encoding glycosyl hydrolase family 8 — translation MLRLITLVVCLTLLSSAGSTQAKEPLILGREWSAYKEKFLEPNGRIVDNGNGAISHSEGQGYGLLLAYLADSPSDFERIWSFTRTELLLRDDGLSAWKWEPDASPHVQDINNATDGDLLIAYALGLAGSRWKRMDFIQAAARMAQSILSKTVISAGGRTILLPGAIGFRAADRQDGPVVNPSYWIFEALPVMGILAPSDRWQALSDDGLALIRTLQIDPARLPPEWVSLKQHPVPAKGFEAHFSYNAIRIPLYLARSNINDPELMRGLMDAMVDEHGIPAVIDLLTGRPIETLSDPGYRAIRDFLACRVDGTPLPPSSIQFQPDLYYPATLQLLVLAGIREKYPSCL, via the coding sequence ATGTTACGCCTGATCACGCTGGTGGTTTGCCTGACGCTTCTCAGCTCTGCCGGATCCACGCAGGCCAAGGAACCGCTGATCCTGGGCCGGGAATGGTCGGCCTACAAGGAGAAGTTCCTCGAACCCAACGGCCGCATCGTCGACAATGGCAATGGCGCCATCAGCCACAGCGAAGGCCAGGGCTACGGCCTGTTGCTTGCCTACCTTGCCGATAGTCCCTCGGACTTCGAGCGGATCTGGTCCTTTACCCGCACCGAATTGCTATTGCGGGACGATGGGCTTTCGGCTTGGAAATGGGAACCCGACGCGTCTCCTCATGTCCAAGATATCAACAATGCGACGGACGGAGACCTGTTAATCGCTTACGCGCTGGGCCTTGCAGGCTCAAGATGGAAGCGAATGGACTTCATTCAGGCCGCGGCACGGATGGCGCAGAGCATTCTGTCGAAGACGGTCATTTCGGCAGGCGGGCGGACCATTCTTTTGCCAGGAGCAATTGGGTTTCGGGCTGCGGACCGCCAAGACGGACCCGTCGTCAATCCGTCCTACTGGATCTTCGAAGCGCTGCCCGTGATGGGTATTCTTGCGCCATCCGACCGGTGGCAGGCACTGTCAGACGACGGACTGGCACTGATCCGCACGTTGCAGATAGACCCCGCCCGGCTTCCCCCGGAATGGGTCAGCCTCAAGCAGCATCCTGTCCCTGCCAAGGGTTTCGAGGCACACTTCTCCTATAACGCCATCCGTATTCCGCTGTATCTTGCCAGAAGTAATATCAATGATCCGGAACTCATGCGCGGCCTGATGGACGCCATGGTGGATGAGCATGGCATCCCGGCTGTGATCGACTTGCTGACGGGACGGCCGATCGAGACCCTGAGTGATCCGGGCTATCGCGCCATCCGTGATTTCCTGGCATGCCGCGTCGACGGCACGCCCCTCCCGCCGTCGTCGATCCAGTTCCAGCCCGATCTCTATTATCCCGCGACGCTGCAATTGCTGGTCCTGGCGGGCATTCGGGAGAAATATCCCTCATGTCTATGA
- a CDS encoding cellulose biosynthesis cyclic di-GMP-binding regulatory protein BcsB produces MTRRPFFLLPIFVIWLAATGPVLAQAAPFDMGPEGPSVPVAPAPKLPELPRGPAAQPAPNNDQRSDTSPSARPPEQQNRRYILPVQELALTGELDRRSWSIYLTEQQVSGPISLAFSFRNAIVVAPEASRLTVLLNGRQVADEAISAADRPRTVSLEVPAGILQAGSNQIEFRANQRHRTDCDIRSTYELWTRIDPAETFLTLGGQTGTAPSIAEAIRAIGADAKGATSFEVLLPTLGQPGATVPLLRLAQGLSLLAGMPSQSFSFHSQRLPAPRPGHLGIVIGTAAELQPVFPGLPAAAQNGSLLTWAVDPQTDQPVLLITGPRWSDIRAAIDTFVTPLDRSLAVRRDVISTQRWSTPDAPLLFGGETLALSQLGMETIEFPGRRVSTNFNLAVPSDFYANAFGEGQLLLDAAFTDAVLPGSHIDVYVNGNIASTVPITSSKGGILRHLPIKVALRHIRPGLNTIGLEAIITTEADTLCAPGSTAVAEPRLAIFNTSEWRMPAFGRIGRTPNLAALAATGYPYARDEEPLQLFVDRFDADTMSAVSTFMGKLALAAGHVIATELVATPTAVGDRNAIFFGSLSQMPARLLAQTAIAADGATSWRPASPLAAPAAPTSAAFEQWRTRVSGGIWSGQVSAFQAWLQRNFDISAASLRILPSTEAPFRPSPTHSLLIAQGPSPSGEASWTLVTSPTSAELKTSVEMITRLDRWGDVGGRLSAYASKTDTVTVLAENQIDYRSTGGVSLNNYRLVLTNWLSTNVLAYTILLVVFAVIFGLATASVLSRLGRRK; encoded by the coding sequence ATGACACGCCGTCCTTTTTTCCTACTCCCGATCTTCGTCATCTGGCTTGCTGCAACCGGGCCCGTCCTCGCCCAGGCGGCGCCGTTCGACATGGGGCCGGAAGGGCCATCCGTCCCCGTTGCCCCGGCACCCAAACTGCCTGAGCTCCCGCGCGGCCCGGCGGCGCAACCTGCGCCGAACAACGACCAGCGATCCGACACCTCTCCCTCGGCTCGACCGCCGGAGCAGCAGAACCGCCGCTATATCCTTCCCGTGCAGGAACTGGCCCTGACGGGCGAGCTCGACCGCCGATCATGGTCGATCTACCTGACCGAACAGCAGGTTTCCGGTCCAATCAGCCTCGCATTCAGCTTTCGCAACGCCATCGTGGTCGCCCCGGAAGCATCGCGCTTGACGGTTCTGCTCAACGGACGTCAAGTTGCAGATGAAGCCATCAGCGCTGCGGACAGGCCGCGCACTGTGTCGTTGGAGGTGCCAGCGGGCATTCTGCAGGCCGGCTCCAACCAAATCGAATTTCGGGCCAACCAGCGGCACAGGACTGATTGCGACATCCGCTCCACCTATGAGCTCTGGACAAGGATTGATCCCGCCGAAACCTTTCTCACGCTTGGAGGACAGACCGGTACGGCACCCTCCATCGCCGAGGCCATCCGGGCCATCGGTGCCGATGCCAAGGGCGCGACATCGTTCGAGGTACTGCTTCCAACCCTCGGGCAGCCAGGCGCGACAGTTCCGCTCCTTCGGCTTGCACAGGGCCTGTCGCTGCTCGCCGGCATGCCAAGCCAGAGCTTCTCGTTCCATTCGCAGCGATTGCCAGCACCCAGGCCAGGACATCTGGGCATTGTGATCGGTACTGCGGCTGAACTGCAGCCGGTCTTTCCGGGATTGCCCGCCGCGGCTCAAAACGGCAGCTTGCTGACCTGGGCCGTTGATCCGCAGACGGATCAGCCAGTTCTTCTCATCACCGGCCCGCGTTGGAGCGACATTCGCGCCGCGATCGATACATTCGTGACCCCGCTGGATCGCTCTCTCGCAGTGCGTCGTGACGTCATCAGCACCCAGCGGTGGAGCACACCGGATGCACCGCTCCTGTTTGGCGGTGAGACCCTTGCCCTGTCGCAGCTTGGTATGGAGACAATTGAATTTCCGGGACGCCGTGTAAGCACCAACTTCAATCTTGCGGTCCCGTCGGACTTCTACGCCAACGCCTTTGGAGAAGGGCAGTTGCTTTTGGACGCGGCATTCACCGACGCCGTCCTGCCGGGCAGCCATATCGACGTCTATGTGAACGGCAACATAGCCTCGACCGTCCCGATCACCTCCTCGAAGGGCGGGATCCTGCGGCACCTTCCCATCAAGGTCGCCCTGCGTCACATCAGGCCTGGCCTCAACACGATCGGCCTGGAGGCGATCATCACCACGGAAGCGGATACGCTCTGTGCTCCAGGTTCGACGGCGGTTGCCGAACCGCGCCTCGCCATCTTCAATACGTCCGAATGGCGGATGCCAGCCTTTGGCCGGATCGGACGTACTCCCAACCTGGCGGCGCTGGCCGCCACCGGGTATCCCTACGCACGCGACGAAGAGCCACTTCAACTTTTCGTCGATCGTTTCGACGCTGACACGATGTCGGCGGTATCGACCTTCATGGGAAAGCTGGCACTAGCGGCGGGGCACGTGATTGCAACGGAGCTTGTTGCAACGCCCACGGCCGTGGGCGATCGCAACGCCATCTTTTTTGGCAGCCTTTCCCAGATGCCTGCCAGGCTCCTTGCGCAGACCGCCATCGCTGCCGATGGTGCAACATCCTGGAGGCCAGCATCGCCGCTAGCAGCGCCCGCGGCTCCAACATCTGCGGCATTCGAGCAATGGCGCACGCGTGTCAGCGGCGGAATCTGGAGCGGACAAGTGAGCGCGTTCCAGGCGTGGCTGCAACGCAATTTCGACATTTCCGCCGCGTCTCTGCGGATCCTGCCCAGTACGGAAGCCCCGTTTCGTCCATCTCCGACACACAGCCTGCTGATTGCGCAAGGCCCAAGCCCCTCAGGTGAGGCCAGCTGGACGCTGGTCACCAGTCCGACATCGGCCGAATTGAAGACCTCAGTCGAGATGATAACCAGGCTGGATCGGTGGGGTGATGTTGGCGGTCGGTTGAGCGCCTATGCGAGCAAGACCGATACCGTCACCGTGCTTGCGGAGAACCAAATTGATTACCGCTCGACAGGCGGCGTGTCGTTGAACAATTATCGACTGGTTCTCACCAACTGGTTGTCCACCAATGTCCTCGCCTACACCATCCTTCTGGTCGTATTTGCGGTCATCTTCGGGCTTGCCACCGCATCCGTCCTTAGCCGACTTGGGAGGCGGAAATGA